A single genomic interval of Arachis duranensis cultivar V14167 chromosome 7, aradu.V14167.gnm2.J7QH, whole genome shotgun sequence harbors:
- the LOC107457664 gene encoding receptor kinase-like protein Xa21 — MVPQAVLEVMIKLVPLQLREPLDIFHQYGAGSPVSAEGDMYSYGILLLEMITGKKPTDSMFGEGLNLHNFCYMATLDGITEIVDSTLLIPIDQQERRRVTQQQNMEDTIQECLVPFASIGVACSQEFPNQRMSIKDVITELHAIKQKLSC; from the exons ATGGTGCCGCAGGCCGTTCTAGAAGTGATGATCAAGCTAGTTCCTCTGCAATTAAGGGAACCATTGGATATATTCCACCAG TATGGAGCAGGATCTCCAGTGTCAGCAGAAGGAGACATGTATAGCTATGGAATTCTTCTTTTGGAGATGATCACTGGAAAGAAGCCAACTGATAGCATGTTTGGTGAAGGTCTAAACCTACACAATTTCTGTTACATGGCAACTCTAGATGGAATAACTGAGATTGTTGATTCAACATTGCTCATTCCAAttgatcaacaagaaagaagaagggtTACACAACAGCAAAACATGGAAGACACCATTCAAGAATGTCTTGTGCCTTTTGCTAGTATTGGAGTTGCATGTTCTCAAGAGTTTCCTAATCAGCGAATGAGCATAAAAGATGTCATAACTGAATTGCATGCAATCAAACAAAAGCTATCATGCTAA